The Zingiber officinale cultivar Zhangliang chromosome 2A, Zo_v1.1, whole genome shotgun sequence genomic sequence ACAATATACACGATGACTGATTGATATGAAtgacaacatgagctttgggaggagatcaagGAACTAGAATATGATCTATATCACAGAGTCGGATGGCTTATTGGTTGGCTTGATCGGATATTTTAGAAACTCAAGCGAAAAGGGTATCCAGTCCAGGACAAAGGTAAAAGATAAGCTTTTGTTTAGTCACTATCAAAACATCTCAGTGATATAACACATCAACTATGAGATCATTTTAAAgggcacatctcatattcagagatgtgcaggGAATTACTTCAATTACAATGGAATCCtgaagaatctgaagaggatccagaTCCCAAGGAATTGGATCCTGCTGAATCtaaggaggatccagaagaatgagtggaagatctagaaatggatCTAAATATGGATATGAAGGATGATTCTAAGGCTGATATTGCCATCGTCGAGTCCGGTATGAATGGGATAGTATTGCCCACTGCATTAGTATATTTTCTAGTGGGAGTGGTTCTAGCTTATCTATATTATTAGTGTTTTGTATGAactcattttatttttttgaaaataatgtaGTGGAAATTGTGGTTTTATACAAACAGTGCTATAttatatgaaaaagaaaaaaaaagttatgttatatgttaattaACTTATTTATGATTAGTTCATAAAAAGATTAGTTCATGTAAAAATGATTAATTCATTTTATTTATGATTAGTTCATAAAAATAATTAGTTCAtgtgaaaatgattagttcattttatttatgattagtttataaatatgattagtttatatgaaaatgattagtttattAGATGAGATGTgtataatataattgatcaatgttgattggaTTAACAtgtacaaatgatgagtggaaacatagttatcacttgattttgtaaactaattctaattttcactgagtcaataattaattacatgcatatgaattacactgaaataataaataatgtgttgaagttaggcacctcaagatacaatatgttcttaagaaacaagaagttctagagtcTGTAAATCAGTTTATGGAAGAACCAGCTAATGGTTCTACAGTACAGCACAGacatgaccttgatgcctataaggcatggaaaaggaaggacttcaCTACTaaaggaatattgattagttcaatggtagatgacctggtatttgagtatgagtcattaccatcggctcatacTGTCTAGGCatcccttagagagaagtatagtAGAGTAAGTCttagtaagctccgtcagctaacaattaagtttgatagttgtaaaaaACGTTCAAATATTATCATGACCCAACATCtaagggagatgggtaacatgactCGGGACTTGAAAGTTGTCGGTCATGAGTTGACCAATGAATAATAGGCTCaagcagttatccgttcccttcctaaTTCTTAGGAAACGATGAAATATAATCTTactcatagtgagagtatcaagactttcactgatgtctcacgtcaTGTTGAACTTGAGATAAAGAGGATTGAATCTGTAAGGATTTCCAGTTAAGCTTTTATAGCTAAAGGTTCTagatccaagaataagaaaaaattgtttaagaaaggaaaggacaaaggaaaggaggctagtgcTCTTGTTGCGAAaaatcaaatcaagaagaaaggaaagaaatatggaccaAAATCTaagagcaagttgacttgctatAACTGTGACAAGAAGAACCATTTTGCTTGGGATTGTACTGAgcttaaaaaggtagatccaactTTATCTTCTTCCATGAGCATTATGTTGCAAGCATGATGTTGTTAgcattcttatcctttgtggattgtagattcaggagcaacaaaCTATGTAGcttgtgatcgagctacatatgtggagtgtcgtcgggtaccagctggcaacaaatggagatatgtgggaaacaatgcaagaattgaagtcaaaagaattgacacttgcaagctcaacctacatgGTGGACGAACCTTTACATGATGTCTTGTATACTTTTGAGATTCAACGAAATATGGTTTTTGTCACTTAGACATCCTAACAATCCATGCATATAAACAAACTAACACAATtgtaataattcatatatcacaaacaaacaaatagtatTATGGATAgaaaaatagatagaaacaaataCAATCTAAACAAAATATGAtctaaataaaatacaaacacaataatagaaacaaattaatattcatatatacatcTACATGTACATAATCAAATATATAAATCCATATAATGATAACAAATACTTCAAAGAAAACTAGTAATATAACATCTTGCAGAAAGTCAAATATGATAGATTATGATCATATTGATGTATAATTCAAAATATTGCATATATGTATAATgaattttacatataataaaaaagatacctggatagaaagaaaatgatgatgatgatcgtGATGAACATGTAAATCTCGACGCCTGAAACATATAGTAATCTAATATTTAGAAATGAGTATATTAGAATatcaaaatcaaatatattttgcatgttttatgtatgataaataaaaattaagttataGTTGAACAAACCTCAAAAAATGTTAATCACCACGGTCTGATGGGTCTTGAGTCTCTTGTGACTCAAAATTATGTGGCGTCTGGGTGTGGGCGAAATTAGCCATGTTCACTCGCATACGGGCAAAGAGAGGTTCATTATCCGCGTCATGTGCGACTCTGATCCGATCCTCCTCGACTCTCCTTTTCTCTTTAGTAATCCTACTCTACTGCTGCTCAACGGCCCTCCACTAGACCATAGAGGTCATCCTCTCATCCATTGACTTCAGTTGAGTGTGCAGTTCTTCattttcacattttaaacactgtATCTCAGTAGAAAaagaggaactagcacgaccTCTAGAGTCCTCAAACAATCAAATGCCACTTTGACCTGGTAGTCAAGACcatagagggtggagttttttgtccttcTACCAACAATATTATAATATATCTCATTTAACGCGTCGGTGGATAGAGACTGTGACTCCCCCTTTTGATAGTGGCTGAGAGGCCTGAGCCACTCTTTCTGCCATTTGCTCCTAtgtgaaaaaatatattattgatCAATATCTAATTTAACTACAATTACTAAGTTAATTAAGATTGAAACaaacaaatgtaataaagttaataattttaTGTGTAGGGTCTATGATTAAGAATCGACAAatgacccatctttcttcttgtggGTATTCAGAAAGACCTCCATACATGTGGGCTGTCGAGCAAGATCATGCGCTTGATACACAAATAATTTGGGATATATTATACAAGTTtggtaataaatacaaaatttgttagaaagtataactttaaattaaactcaccaaATCCACGGcatgctcaacaatagatttTGATCCTGACGTATGTTGAGCGGTTCCTATGCTCGGGTCACCTGGCTTTGTATTTCTATTAGATAGAGCATTTTCAACATTTTCTCGCCACCTTTCTGTAGTCTGGGTGGTTGTCCATGCACTCCATGTGGCCTCGGAAACATATGCCGGTCTAGTGCCTTTTTTTCTTATATACTACACAATGTCTCTGTAAAGTTTGGCACAGTAGTTATTCCATgtaattttaaattattcttctttcccttcttcccatgtatattttttctgcaattaTAAGTTGGGAATTTGGTATATGAAAGGATAGATATATTATGGAATactaaatatattaattttatttactacgaatttattataataaaatattttcatcTCCTAGTCTATATGCCTTCATGTAGTACTAGAAAGTACATACTTATTCTTTAACTTTCCAGTGATATAAGAGGTAATCCGGTGGCCATTAGAAATAAATctataagaaaaaatattaagataagaaaattattgaagaaatatatgaacttgaattactaataataaaaaatacttaCGAATCTCTGACAACTCTAAGAACCTTGTAGTCGGGGTGCTACTGTCTGCTGCTCAGCCATAATAATATCTGTAAAATAATATTACAACACAACGTACTAAAGTTTACAAATATGCATGACATCAATACAAAATAATATGGAATTTAACAATTTCAACATCACATTAACATCTGTCTAATCAACATTAATAGTTTTAAAGTCTTCATCGCTAAACTCTATTAATACAAATTCATTCTCATTGTTAGACATCTTTCCATCATCTATTTCATTGTAAGTGACATTAACACCTGcaagtaattgagatgtggattggagttgtgaatcgactaaatgtctctccacttcgtcattctaaaatgcatcatgattttgagcagtgATGATGTTTGACATTTCTATAATTGAGTGAGTATTCATTCGACTAACAAATAACCATTCACTATATCttcttttctttataaaatattcaagatagaaaacttatATCACTTGTTCCccgaaaatgaaaggttcaaacttgttaaatcttttgtttacattaacctcaactaaattatagtttAGATATATTCTGGTACATGTTCTTGGAgtaggatcataccatgaacatttgaataacATATACCTTTTTATAGGTAATGTAGAATATTCAACCTTtatgatttcctcaagtctactaTAATAATCAAACTGAATGTTATTGTTGTCCATACATTCTTTGATGCAAAtaccagaattataagttaatctccgtgaatctcattgtgtcatgtgaaatttgaggccattaacatagtaaccataATAGACCTTTATTTTATGGAGGGGTCATGATATAAGATTTATTATCCTATCATCTTAAACAtttaatattttatgattttttacctATAAAATATTAGACATTAGGAGATATTAAGACACTTCTTAATACACATGAACttaaaaatttgataaattctttaacttacatatatttaaaatcaaaatgcAAATTCGAGCTCTAACTTTTTAGTTACCTCACTAGCATCTATTGATAGATTTTACAGATATAGTTGATGTTCATACAAACTAAgaaaaaaagataattttaatataattagaatatcaagtaaaataattaaatgaagAATAAATATATAATTGGATAAGTCATCATACTTTATGGAGTCAGGTATGCTCTTACATATCTCTGGCCGTGGGATTGGAAGTTTTTTTAAGTACGATTTTGGATAATATTTAAAACAGATATCCTTTGTGGTGCCTATCCTATTTTGATTGATTAAAGATacaatattattaaataattatgagATAATTTAGATAACATTATATTCGTCTTGAATTTAGGCCTGTTTAATTCAGATTTGAAAGGTAACTTAGCGAATTAAACTAGATAGTTATAAATAATTGTAAAGGAATTATTTCTCTATTTTATGTAGTTCCAAAAATAGACTAAAActcttaaataattttataaatttgtttgaatttctaaaaataattccaaaatTAACTCTTTCATACTTTAGCATtaccattttatttattttttataattaaaataattatatatcaGTTCAAACTCCCCAacagattgatttttttttctttttctcttcactTATTATAATGCATATATTGACAATGTAATAAAATATCTCTCTCCATGTTTATGCTGATGAAGACTTTGTGACATTTTTAaacattttatattttaaattattctttTGTGGTCCTCATCGCTGTTTTTTTTCTGCTTAATTATTATTATTCGATAATTCATTTTCACTGCTGGGATGGAAAATGTACAGCTATACTCGCACCATGACCCAGAACCGTTCGATGCCCATCGGACGTTCGTTAACGTGCCACAACAGGTGCGGGGTCTCAGATTACGACCGCGTCGACGTCCGGGAGAACCCAACCGTGATCGACCGGGCCGATCGCAGTGCCCTGCTCGAGCCGGTTCAGCAAGCACGCCGACGTGTCCAGCGTCGGAAGGAAGTAGCTTCCCTGGACGCCTGGGAGCGGCGGATCTTCGGCTCGGTTCTCCTCCGCACCGCCACCGGCCGAGGCGCTGGTCAACTGGTGGACCAGATGGCGGAAGTTGGCCGGGTCGGCGGCGATGTAGGTGGTCGGCGAGCGCTTGCACGGCCGGGACTTGCGCTTCTTCCCGATCTGCGCGAAGGGAGGGTCCAGGAGGTGGGGCAGCTGGGCGACGTCGATGGGGAGCGGGAGGAGGAAGGGGGAGGAGGTGTCGAAGGAGAGGAAATCCGGCGATGGGACGGCGACGGAGGAGGGGCCGGAGAAGAGGGACATCCGGAGGGCACGGGTGAGGGCTTCGTTCTCGCGGGCAAAGGCGGCCTCGGAGATGGAGCCGCTGGCCCATGGGCGGAGCTCCTCGGCCATCGCTGCGGTTGGTGGCTGCTTCTCGATTGAGGACAATGAGTAAGCGTTTTAAAGAGGAGCCACACAGACATCATCAATGACATTATGTTTtactaaattttaaatataattataaaatattataaaataacactctatttatatttttaattaaaaaattaattatcttattattttattaaaaatctccctcctttactaactaattttggtaaaatctaaaatgtatttacgttaatgtcctttttttctatttacactaaaaataattccaaggtttattagtaatttcacaaacgaaacaatcagtgatctagagttcgagactcagctatagcgtattattataaatttttctcatcattaattttatctggttgttttatataaaaaatatagttctttttagtctcatatcttagaattgacaatactatgattaaaaaaacttttataaatattttagaccgatgatgttaaaaaatatatttttcttaatttttttttactaagataaatataatattaaattaaaataatttttacatagGAAAATTCGTTACTAAAATTCTCTAACGTCACTATTGTATGAGTCTAATAAATCTTATCCAAATAATTATACATTAGAAAATTCAACCAATTCGGACGCATGCACAATCTTTCACGCACAGACTCAAACATGACTTTGTATTTCGacgtatttttttaattgattccgCTCTTCTtattacttatgaaaaaaaaaatcagaaaacgCACGAGAATTTAATTATCACACATTATATATTTATGGTGATTAGAATTTGGATACTGGGTTAAACCGCTAATGCATGGCAGCGGTTTTTGACTTCGGAACAATGAAATGAGTTTAGCATGTCATCAACGTGAGAATTGCACACTCGTTTGACTTTTTTAGCCCGCGCTTTAAGGGTCAATCAAAGGTCAATGTACTTGGGTCGGGGTGCCATTCAACGGCCTTCAAACTAAACTAAACTTGATTGACGGGTACAACCGTACAAGCTCACTTCTATCTTTCTACCCGGCCTAATGGAATTTTGCATGCCTTCGTTATGTTTTTGGGAGATCAATGCCCCATAGAAAATTCCATTTATTTAAGACTGTCCTTTGGTCGGTAAGACCAGGCACAAAATTAGAGTTCTAACTCTAATGAGTTTgacctatatatatattttatctcTAATTTTTAATCGAGCTAATCCACTGATATAAATTTTTCATAGGCGAAAATTGAATTATTTTGATCCTAAGGATTGACAGAAAAATTTGTTGATTTTTAGATATGAGATATTCACTGTAAAATGCTAAAGTTCTATTAGTATAATTGTGATCAAAGTTGATCAatttacttaaatttaaattttattgtttaataatacatggagattataAGTATAGTTgtccattaaaaaaaatattggtgCAAGTAAAAGAGTAGTCAGTAGATCAAGATTGATCAGTTTGAAGTAGAAGAgtagttaagtaggtcaaggttgactttgTTGGGATATGCTCGATGCGGGTACATGCTAAAACATGTTTTGTAaatatgcgcagcggaaaataaaacaataataatttctaattattacatcacacgcatacaaggatacaacatgtcaaacatgatcgcataattaaaattttacgggaAGTAAAgttacgctaggtataccttacggatgacctgtaacgagaacgacatcaaccgtagcgacgttgtcaaaactcgcctctattcgtatccacgccgagctcctcaagacaattccttgagtacaagcctctcctttgaCGTTTAACCTCTAGCTTAATTGCTTAATGCTCAAAATCACAATTACAGAAGCGACCTGAATTGCTTAAGCTAAGTAATTtagaattgttggatcgagacacacgtgagagggggggggggggggtgaatcacgaggttttaaaaactttttcttttgcttTTGATATTAAAAGTATGCAGCGGAATTAAATACAGAAATAGAAAAAGAACACGGGTACACAAATttggttggttttacttggttcagagacttcgatgactcctactctaagatccAGGTCCCGCGGATCTATTGACGGGTAATCTATTGAATACATCTTCCGGAACCGCCGGACCGAAAGAGGGGAAgtataataaaagaataagaaaagtgTAACATGATATACTTTCCTTTAtgcaaaaattaagtaaaatattaaaaattcattaCCCAACACCTTCGAAGATGATCGGATCATGCTTGATGTTAGCTCCTTAGCAGTAGTCGGGCGCAACAGTGTTGTAACAGAGTAGCAAGAAGTTGGAGCACTCGGAACGTCgaatgaacacatagaaacttataATAAAAGTGTGTTTGAGTTCTTGGTCGAGAGTCTCTTTTATTGAGTATTAAAGGTGCCTTTCATAGCACTGAAGGCTCCTTTAACCCCCAAATATTATCCCGTAACTTCATCTTTTTATCATAGCCAAAGTCTTCTGCGTTATTCGACTAAAGATGTCTTCCCAGCTCCCAAAAGCGCTTTCCATAGCCCTTCTCAAGGTGCCTTTCGTCGCCTGGAAGGCACCTTGGGTACtgtttgttggtgcagggagcaccagactgAAGCTGCCTTCCAAGCTCCCAAAGGCTCCTTCCATAGCCTTGCTCAAGGCGCCTTTTATCGCCTGAAAGGCGCCTCGAGCACTATTTGTGTTGGATCGTAGAGttcgctagagaggggggaggggggtgttggtgcaggaagcatccgacgatcgaacctaagttttgataatgacaaagggattcaaagttaagattctctgttatctaacatgttgaatgagtatttcaggaaagtcctaactgcggttaggcaggtgaaaaccctagggggtggtaaccctaggtcctagggtgtaaccctaggtggagaaaagtcctagctgcggttaggcaaagggaaaaccctagggggtggtaaccctaggtcatagggggtggtaaccctatgcggaaagtcttggcaggttgatggcttcaggcaaaagtcctagggggtggtaaccctaggtggaaagtcctggtgttgcgaaccaggtgaaagactggacttgccgggaagcggatgtctagcagaaagtccggaagcgtcgagtgttgatcaaaagtccagtcgatctggaggatcgcactggcaacaggtaaatctcctgagtggagtaggtgaggatgtgttccccgtagagggaacagtaggcgtcgggtcgacctagggtttccggtcggaaacccgaagtcagactcggacagtccggagactgtctatacttcatttatcatgtttattgtgctaactttgtgttgcaggatattggttgggactaacgtatcttgcaggtgcaaaggagcaacctaaagcctcggatgaacagtgtccgaggcgcctccatggagcttggaggcgcctcgggtgcaaaagctgagctggctgcgaaagttcatcgaaggcgccttgaagggagtataaggcgccttgaagggagtataaggcgccttggaaggcgccttgagcagggtataaggcgcctccaagggattcaaggcgccttgaacaccctttataagggggtttcgaccagcatctcaaaaataaagttctgagctttccttcttcaacgtgctgctaacaaagtcattccgaagtgctgttgcaacattccgacgacccggagcttcgtttttctcttctttaagttgtcggtacaaagttattctaattgctgttacattttataatctgtaattcttatcgagcttatagttgttgcccaccggaagcgatcaaggatcgcgggccttcgagtaggagtcgccttaggctccgaacgaagtaaatccctttgtgtctttgtgtttatttttccgctgcattttaattacttcgatagttttccgataatcgaacaaatagccacgagcgctattcaccccccctctagcgcgtctcgatccaacaattggtatcagagcggggtcgctttgaactggtgcaaccaccattcaagcattttttttgtggctttgtcgtgtttatatggtaaaaataaaaccttacgcctttcattttttccctccaaaattattttcgaaaaatacattttcatcctttcacgatttattagtattgataaaatattaaatttgacaaaatttgaaataatatttttaaatattttttaataatattttattattattttattattttttcttgaaactcgtaaatttctttttctatccttctaccacactactaatccaggattaagtcctgggacaagttttttgctcattttttcgtgcaagattcaatggctctccaagaaggctatagcaccactcgaccaccgctcttctccggcgaagacttcggctactggaaaggtcgaatggagtcgtacctacaaaccgagttcgatgtctggatgatcaccaagaccgggctcgaaataccaactgacggcgccggcatgccactaccgttcgagaactgggacgcgaaccttatcaaaaaggtagaagcaaacgcaaaagcaacgtatacacttcagtgcggcttaacgaataaggagctgaatcgcgccggcccattctcaagcgccagggcgctgtgggagaatctgattcagttacacgaaggtgtaggaccgttagattcgatagagggggggggtgaatatcgattcgaaaatctcgagttaaaacgtagcggaaaagtaaggaagtaaagagatgaacacggttgatttttacttcgttcggagcctgtgacgactcctactcgaaggcccgtactccttgagtactttcgttgggcaattcactagcaattcggataattacaatttacgtacaaatattgctaatgaaagaagaacaaagctataccgacaaataatgaattaacagaaaaccggagtgagtcgtcggagctttgtgaacgtcgttggagcgcagagtagcagagtgattgaactcagagttctcagaaaacagatgtcttgaagctcctgcctggggcttcttttatatgctgctccgggcgcctggatcccttccgggcgcctggaatgtgacgtaacactcccaaccagcatgctccaagtgtcaacgtcgctctggggataaaacttgcctccgggcgcccagaaccatcccaggcgcccggaccctcactgttccctacctgcaaaacagtgttagtccgaggcaaaataaaaccctgcagcacagattgtaagcacatttttatagatacgctaagtaataaaaattaacaacaagagtatgacttagattccgtctttccgagaccggaatctagtcacgatctcgacttagatatccgaaatggatctaagccggatcgacgcctaatgtgcccttcccgggaacgcgtcctcacagtcactcccctccagtgacttaccccacttacctgccagacgtccggtcagcacgtcgacccgtctggacttctcgccaagcgtccggtcagcccgtcgacccgcttggacttctcgccagctatccggtcagcccgtcgacctagttggacttctcgccaagcgtccggtcagcccgtcgacccgcttggacttctcgccagctatccggtcagtccgtcgacctagctggacttttcctgcacacttgatcaaagtgtcagacaacaacacaactaacttaacctatttgtcattcatcaaaacctgggttagaccgtttgtgttacccgcaccaacaatcttcccctttttgatggaatgacaacctggttaagttagtgaaagcatatgtacgaaacaataTGCATTTGTGTGattttaaagtcagtttgtgttttcaaattggtttagctaacttaaccacctaacccttctcctcctttggcattcatcaaaaagtaagcaggggtaaacaagcatagtgtagagtaataaaaagtttagttcaaaaattcaaagatactgataaaagtacaatttttaacagcaagttaaaaaatagtcaagttgacttgggggagtttaagcttttgaaaaatttgtttaaagcattagcttttagcttttagaaagctagctaagtttagatagtttcattttcaaacacaagttttcaaaaaccagaattccaaaactaagtttgaaaaatttatttttcaacactaagtttgtaaacgatttaattttaaacttaagttttgacagtgatttaagtttgaaaaaaatctaactttcataatttttaacacttgagtttttgcaaatcaaatttcagtttgtaaatattgattttgaactttacttttagttttcaaaggagtttggtagaactaattttgataaagtaaaataattaaatctaattttcaaaaatcaaaattttaaagttcaaaagtactagtttcaaaaccattgtttaaaatatttgaaaagttgagttttaaaaaactaagaaaaatggataaaaagtttgtgattaaaagaaacaattttgagttgatttaagaaatttcacaattttaagcaagttgattttgaaaattaatttttaaactttgattttcaaaattaaaaaaatgattttgagaagcttagtttgtaaacttaagttttgaaaaatctaatttccacaattttcaaaactaagttaaatctaattttcaaaatcaattttcaataaaaagtaaaacccaattcttaaaaacaacttagttttataagagttagttttcaaaagtaggtttaagaaaacatttttcaaacaaaatttaaaatattttatataaagggaaatttttaattaattcctccccctgaaccagacataaaatttgaaaatatttgctaaaaatattcaaagtagatatatatttattttttaaattgaggtagaattt encodes the following:
- the LOC122044088 gene encoding calmodulin-binding protein 25-like → MAEELRPWASGSISEAAFARENEALTRALRMSLFSGPSSVAVPSPDFLSFDTSSPFLLPLPIDVAQLPHLLDPPFAQIGKKRKSRPCKRSPTTYIAADPANFRHLVHQLTSASAGGGAEENRAEDPPLPGVQGSYFLPTLDTSACLLNRLEQGTAIGPVDHGWVLPDVDAVVI